A region of Bradyrhizobium sp. SZCCHNS1050 DNA encodes the following proteins:
- a CDS encoding aldo/keto reductase — protein MQTRQLGSTGPDVSVIGLGCMGMSDFYGPTDRSESIATIHAALDAGITLLDTGDFYGMGHNEMLIREALASAGPRNVQISVKFGALRGPDKSWLGYDSRPEAVRTFLSYSLQRLGVDAIDIYRPARLDPKVPIEDTIGAMAELKQAGYIRHIGLSEVGSETIRRAHKVHPISDLQIEYSLISRGIESDILQTCRELGIGITAYGVLSRGLISGHWSMDRANAADFRGHSPRFSGDNLDRNLSLVDTLRSLAGEVGATPAQVAIAWVAAQGNDIVPLVGARRRDRLDEALGALCVKLTEVQLAALDKAFPIGVAAGERYPEAQLVHMDSERGQPG, from the coding sequence ATGCAAACCCGCCAACTCGGCTCGACCGGCCCCGACGTTTCGGTCATCGGACTAGGCTGCATGGGCATGTCGGACTTCTACGGCCCCACCGACCGGTCCGAGAGCATCGCCACCATCCACGCCGCGCTCGACGCCGGCATCACGCTGCTCGACACCGGCGACTTCTACGGGATGGGCCACAACGAGATGCTGATCCGCGAGGCGCTGGCCTCGGCCGGTCCGCGCAACGTGCAGATCTCCGTGAAGTTCGGCGCCCTGCGCGGCCCCGACAAGAGCTGGCTCGGCTATGACAGCCGGCCCGAAGCTGTCAGAACCTTCCTGTCCTATTCGCTGCAGCGGCTCGGCGTCGACGCCATCGACATCTACCGCCCGGCGCGGCTCGATCCCAAGGTGCCGATCGAGGACACGATCGGCGCGATGGCCGAGCTGAAACAGGCCGGCTACATCAGGCATATCGGGTTGTCGGAGGTCGGTTCAGAGACGATTCGCCGGGCGCACAAGGTGCACCCGATCTCGGATCTGCAAATCGAATATTCGCTGATCTCGCGCGGCATCGAGAGCGACATCCTGCAAACCTGCCGCGAGCTCGGCATCGGCATCACCGCCTATGGCGTGCTGTCGCGCGGGCTGATCAGCGGGCACTGGTCGATGGACCGCGCCAACGCTGCCGACTTCCGTGGCCATTCGCCGCGCTTCAGTGGCGACAATCTCGATCGCAATCTCAGCCTGGTCGACACGCTGCGCAGCCTGGCAGGCGAGGTCGGCGCCACGCCGGCGCAAGTCGCGATCGCCTGGGTGGCCGCGCAGGGCAACGACATCGTCCCGCTGGTCGGCGCCCGCCGCCGCGACCGTCTCGACGAGGCGCTCGGCGCGCTCTGCGTCAAGCTCACCGAGGTCCAACTCGCCGCGCTGGACAAGGCCTTCCCGATTGGTGTCGCCGCCGGAGAGCGCTATCCGGAGGCGCAGTTGGTGCATATGGACAGCGAGCGCGGTCAGCCGGGCTGA
- a CDS encoding molybdopterin-synthase adenylyltransferase MoeB has translation MLSDEELERYARHIVLRDVGGPGQAALKRASVLVVGAGGLGAPALMYLAAAGVGTIGVVDDDVVSLSNLQRQVIHATPDIGRPKVESAAERINALNPHVSVMAHRTWLNADNALDLIGAYDLVLDGSDNFDTRYLVSDACFLAARPLITGALGTFDASLTTIRAHERNEKGQFNPTYRCLFPEPPPPGTVPACAEAGVMGALAGMLGSMMALEAIREIVGFGEGLVGRLLMLDARTMRFETLRYGRDPANPLNGDGPVIADLSAHRK, from the coding sequence ATGCTGAGCGACGAAGAACTGGAGCGCTATGCCCGTCACATCGTGCTGCGCGACGTCGGCGGTCCCGGCCAGGCGGCGCTGAAGCGGGCGTCGGTGCTGGTGGTCGGCGCAGGCGGCCTCGGCGCACCGGCGCTGATGTATCTCGCCGCGGCCGGCGTCGGCACGATCGGCGTGGTCGACGACGACGTCGTGTCGCTGTCGAATCTGCAGCGTCAGGTCATCCATGCGACCCCCGACATCGGCAGACCCAAAGTCGAGAGCGCCGCCGAGCGCATCAACGCGCTCAATCCGCATGTGAGCGTCATGGCGCATCGGACCTGGCTCAATGCCGACAACGCGCTCGATCTGATCGGCGCTTATGATCTCGTGCTCGACGGCTCCGACAATTTCGACACCCGCTATCTCGTCTCCGATGCCTGCTTTCTGGCCGCGCGGCCGCTGATCACCGGCGCGCTCGGCACCTTCGATGCGTCGCTGACGACGATCCGGGCGCATGAGCGGAATGAGAAGGGCCAGTTTAATCCGACCTATCGCTGCCTGTTCCCCGAGCCGCCGCCGCCCGGCACGGTGCCCGCCTGCGCCGAAGCCGGCGTCATGGGTGCGCTCGCCGGCATGCTCGGCTCGATGATGGCGCTGGAGGCGATCCGCGAGATCGTCGGCTTCGGCGAGGGGCTGGTGGGACGGCTCTTGATGCTGGACGCGCGCACGATGCGGTTCGAGACCCTGCGCTATGGGCGCGATCCCGCCAATCCGCTGAACGGTGATGGACCTGTCATTGCGGACTTGAGCGCGCATCGGAAGTGA